One stretch of Cedecea neteri DNA includes these proteins:
- a CDS encoding flagellar basal body P-ring protein FlgI, protein MRNVALFLTLLWSTCSLAETLGNIVDIQGVRGNQLVGYSLVVGLDGSGDKNQVKFTSQSVTNMLRQFGVQLPTKIDPKVKNVAAVAISATLPPGYARGQSIDVTVSSIGDAKSLRGGTLLLTQLRGADGEVYALAQGNVVVGGVKAEGNSGSSVTVNTPTVGRVPNGGSIEREIPTDFQDNSQVMLNLKRPSFKTANNVAVALNSTFGANTATAQSATNVAVRAPMDPGERVRFMSMLEDVQVNAGKQPPRVVFNARTGTVVIGDGVVVRAAAVSHGNLTVTIRESSNVSQPGAFSQGRTVVTPESDVSVNRGRGQMVTIPAGTSLRSIVSTINSLGAAPDDTMAILQALHEAGALDAELVVI, encoded by the coding sequence ATGCGTAACGTAGCGCTTTTCCTCACGCTCCTGTGGAGCACCTGCTCGCTGGCTGAGACGCTGGGCAACATCGTGGATATCCAGGGTGTGCGCGGCAACCAGCTGGTGGGCTATAGCCTGGTGGTCGGCCTTGATGGCTCCGGCGATAAAAACCAGGTGAAATTTACCAGCCAGTCGGTGACCAACATGCTGCGCCAGTTTGGCGTGCAGCTGCCGACCAAAATCGACCCGAAGGTAAAAAATGTTGCGGCGGTCGCCATCAGCGCCACGCTGCCGCCGGGCTATGCACGCGGGCAGTCGATTGACGTCACCGTTTCTTCGATTGGCGACGCAAAGAGCCTGCGCGGCGGCACGCTGCTGCTCACTCAGCTCCGGGGGGCCGACGGCGAAGTCTATGCGCTGGCGCAGGGCAACGTGGTCGTTGGCGGCGTGAAGGCGGAAGGAAACAGCGGCTCCAGCGTCACCGTGAATACGCCTACGGTAGGGCGCGTGCCGAACGGCGGCTCTATCGAACGCGAGATCCCAACCGATTTTCAGGACAACAGCCAGGTGATGCTTAACCTCAAGCGTCCAAGCTTTAAAACTGCCAATAACGTGGCGGTAGCGCTGAACAGCACCTTTGGGGCGAATACGGCTACCGCACAAAGCGCGACCAACGTGGCGGTGCGTGCGCCGATGGATCCGGGCGAGCGCGTCAGGTTTATGTCGATGCTGGAAGACGTGCAGGTAAACGCCGGGAAACAGCCTCCGCGCGTAGTATTTAACGCTCGCACCGGCACCGTGGTTATCGGTGATGGCGTAGTGGTCCGGGCCGCCGCCGTTTCTCACGGCAACCTGACGGTCACCATCCGTGAAAGCAGCAACGTCAGCCAGCCTGGCGCGTTCAGCCAGGGGCGTACCGTGGTCACGCCGGAAAGTGACGTCAGCGTGAATCGCGGGCGCGGCCAGATGGTCACCATTCCTGCGGGCACCAGCCTTCGCAGCATCGTGAGCACCATTAACAGCCTGGGCGCAGCGCCGGATGACACGATGGCGATTCTGCAGGCGCTGCATGAAGCCGGTGCGCTGGATGCCGAGCTGGTGGTGATTTAA
- the flgH gene encoding flagellar basal body L-ring protein FlgH translates to MKKQCVIGLLALMLAGCESPALLVHKDDAAFAPPEDFVMPDTAVQGGGVYNGGYNWSLTQDRRAYRVGDILTVRLDESTQASKQARTNFGKKNDVTIGVPQAFGHSVDKLSGSVDGERNFNGNASSQQQNSLRGSITVAVFKVLPNGVLAVRGEKWLTLNQGDEYMRVTGLIRADDVERDNTVSSQRIANARISYAGRGALSDSNAAGWLTRIFNHPLFPI, encoded by the coding sequence ATGAAAAAGCAGTGTGTTATCGGTTTACTGGCCTTGATGTTGGCCGGGTGCGAAAGCCCGGCTTTGCTGGTGCATAAAGACGATGCGGCCTTCGCGCCACCGGAAGATTTTGTTATGCCGGATACGGCGGTGCAGGGCGGTGGCGTCTACAACGGCGGCTATAACTGGTCGCTGACCCAGGACCGCCGCGCCTATCGCGTGGGGGATATCCTGACCGTACGTCTCGATGAGTCTACCCAGGCCAGTAAGCAAGCGCGAACCAACTTCGGTAAGAAAAACGACGTCACGATCGGCGTGCCGCAGGCGTTCGGCCATTCGGTTGACAAGCTTAGCGGATCGGTCGACGGCGAGCGTAACTTCAACGGCAACGCCAGCTCCCAGCAGCAAAATAGCCTGCGCGGTTCGATTACCGTTGCGGTGTTCAAAGTGCTGCCCAACGGCGTGCTGGCGGTGCGTGGCGAAAAATGGCTCACCCTTAACCAGGGCGACGAGTACATGCGCGTCACGGGCCTGATCCGTGCCGATGACGTCGAGCGTGATAACACCGTTTCTTCCCAGCGCATCGCCAATGCACGTATTTCGTATGCGGGCCGTGGGGCGCTGAGCGACTCGAACGCGGCGGGCTGGCTGACGCGTATCTTCAACCACCCGCTGTTCCCTATCTAA
- the flgG gene encoding flagellar basal-body rod protein FlgG codes for MNPALWISKTGLAAQDAKMGAISNNLANVNTSGFKRDRVMFSDLFYQNQRAPGGQLDQNNTAPTGIQFGSGVKIVGTQKEFSTGSIQNTGQDLDVAITGQGFFQVETPDGEIAYTRAGNLQRNQEGVITNAAGLPLVPQIELPANTKELQIAKDGTVMALVGGETDPVELGQITLVNFVNPAGLEAVGGNLYRETTASGEAVEGIPGEEAFGQLEQGSLEGSNVQVVEEMVDMITVQRAYEMNAKMVSAADDMLKFVTQTM; via the coding sequence ATGAATCCAGCTTTATGGATAAGTAAAACCGGGCTCGCGGCGCAGGACGCCAAAATGGGCGCGATTTCCAACAACCTCGCCAACGTGAATACCTCGGGGTTTAAGCGCGACCGCGTGATGTTCTCGGATCTGTTTTATCAGAACCAGCGTGCACCCGGCGGCCAGCTCGATCAGAACAACACCGCCCCGACCGGCATTCAGTTCGGCAGCGGCGTGAAAATCGTCGGTACGCAGAAAGAGTTCTCCACCGGCAGCATCCAGAACACCGGGCAGGATCTGGACGTGGCTATCACCGGCCAGGGATTCTTCCAGGTGGAAACGCCGGATGGTGAAATCGCCTATACCCGCGCTGGAAACCTGCAGCGCAATCAGGAAGGGGTGATCACCAACGCCGCTGGCCTGCCGCTGGTGCCGCAAATTGAGCTGCCGGCCAATACCAAAGAGCTTCAGATTGCCAAAGACGGCACGGTGATGGCGCTGGTTGGTGGCGAAACCGATCCGGTTGAGCTGGGGCAGATTACCCTGGTGAACTTCGTCAATCCGGCTGGCCTCGAAGCGGTGGGCGGCAACCTCTATCGCGAAACTACCGCCAGCGGTGAAGCGGTGGAAGGCATCCCCGGTGAAGAGGCGTTTGGCCAGCTCGAGCAGGGATCGCTTGAAGGGTCTAACGTGCAGGTCGTCGAGGAGATGGTGGACATGATTACCGTCCAGCGCGCCTACGAAATGAACGCCAAAATGGTGTCTGCCGCCGACGATATGCTCAAGTTTGTCACCCAGACGATGTGA
- a CDS encoding flagellar basal body rod protein FlgF has translation MDHLIYTAVSGANRSLSQQQIHANNLANVNTQGFRSDLESALAQQIEGAGYDSRYLVQPTNGGVDMTPGAMKQTGRDLDVALRGSGLIALSSGNREVYTRNGQIDVGPEGDLTINGLPVEGDGGPIVLPPFSQIAIAQDGVISIVPDDGGPAIPVEIDRLKLVDIPAGQVQKNSAGFLVTNALNNPRNEEVMVASGHLESANVSAISEMVSSIALNRQFEAQIKMMKAAEDLATAGNRLLRGS, from the coding sequence ATGGATCACTTAATTTACACCGCCGTCAGCGGCGCAAACCGCAGCCTGTCCCAGCAGCAGATCCACGCCAACAACCTGGCGAACGTGAATACCCAGGGATTTCGCAGCGATCTGGAAAGCGCTCTGGCGCAGCAGATTGAAGGCGCGGGGTATGACTCGCGCTATCTGGTGCAGCCGACCAACGGCGGGGTTGATATGACGCCGGGTGCGATGAAGCAGACCGGCCGTGACCTCGACGTTGCCCTGCGCGGGAGCGGCCTGATAGCCCTCAGCAGCGGTAATCGCGAAGTCTATACCCGCAACGGGCAAATCGACGTTGGTCCGGAAGGCGACCTGACGATTAACGGCCTGCCGGTGGAAGGGGACGGCGGACCTATCGTGCTGCCGCCATTTTCACAAATCGCTATTGCCCAGGACGGGGTGATAAGCATTGTGCCGGACGACGGCGGCCCTGCCATACCGGTGGAAATCGATCGCCTCAAGCTGGTGGATATTCCTGCCGGACAGGTGCAGAAAAACAGCGCCGGGTTCCTCGTCACTAACGCGCTGAACAATCCGCGCAACGAAGAAGTCATGGTGGCCTCCGGGCACCTGGAAAGCGCCAACGTTTCGGCCATCAGCGAGATGGTGTCGAGCATTGCGCTGAACCGTCAGTTCGAAGCTCAGATCAAGATGATGAAAGCGGCGGAAGATCTGGCCACGGCGGGCAATCGCCTGCTGCGCGGCAGTTGA
- the flgE gene encoding flagellar hook protein FlgE: MSFSIATSGLNAITEQLNAISNNIANSGTVGFKSGRAEFAALYAQSQPLGVGVTGMTQSISRGGAINATGNGLDLAISGNGFFVVRDTAGTTAYTRAGYFGTDSNGNLINSSGMNLQGYPVDANGVLQVGSVGNLTISNGSIAAKPTDGLDFTANLDARAEKPVTANFDPKDNTSYNNTYATQVYDSLGREHTINQYFVKTDENTREVHYYMDDQPMTNPASQTLTFSDQGILSSPNGAVDLTIDIPGAQPLSVDLNYTGTTQYGSDFSVSKNKGNGYASGSKTGQQIDEDGSVYATFSNGERMLQGQLILANFANPNGLAAQDGTTWMQTAASGTPLTGAPGSGLLGAIKAGALEASNVDLTSELVGLMSAQRNYQANTKVISTNDSMMNALFQAV; this comes from the coding sequence ATGAGCTTTAGTATTGCGACCTCCGGCCTTAACGCCATCACCGAACAGCTGAATGCGATCTCTAACAACATCGCGAACTCCGGCACCGTAGGGTTTAAGTCCGGCCGGGCGGAGTTTGCTGCCCTGTACGCCCAAAGCCAGCCGCTCGGCGTGGGGGTGACCGGCATGACCCAGAGCATCAGCCGTGGCGGGGCTATCAATGCCACCGGTAATGGCCTGGATCTGGCTATCTCCGGCAATGGTTTCTTCGTGGTGCGCGACACTGCCGGCACCACGGCCTATACCCGTGCGGGCTATTTCGGCACCGACAGCAACGGTAATCTGATCAACAGTTCCGGCATGAACCTGCAGGGTTACCCGGTTGACGCGAACGGCGTGCTGCAGGTGGGCAGCGTTGGCAATTTAACCATCAGCAACGGCTCGATCGCCGCGAAGCCTACCGATGGTTTAGATTTTACCGCTAACCTTGATGCCCGCGCGGAGAAGCCCGTTACGGCTAATTTCGATCCTAAAGACAACACTTCCTACAACAACACCTACGCGACGCAGGTCTATGACTCGCTGGGTCGCGAGCACACCATCAACCAGTATTTCGTAAAAACTGACGAAAACACCAGGGAAGTGCATTACTACATGGACGACCAGCCGATGACCAATCCGGCGAGCCAAACCTTGACCTTCAGCGATCAGGGCATTTTGAGTTCGCCCAATGGAGCCGTGGATCTGACCATTGATATTCCTGGCGCGCAGCCGTTGTCCGTTGACCTGAACTACACCGGCACCACGCAGTATGGCTCTGATTTCTCGGTCAGCAAAAACAAGGGCAACGGCTATGCCTCCGGCTCGAAAACCGGCCAGCAGATCGATGAAGATGGCTCGGTGTATGCCACGTTCTCCAACGGCGAGCGCATGCTTCAGGGACAGCTGATTTTAGCCAACTTTGCTAACCCTAACGGCCTGGCCGCGCAGGATGGCACCACCTGGATGCAGACCGCAGCTTCCGGAACCCCGCTGACCGGAGCGCCAGGCAGCGGCCTGTTGGGTGCCATTAAAGCCGGTGCGCTGGAAGCCTCAAACGTTGATTTGACCTCGGAACTGGTTGGGCTGATGAGCGCCCAGCGTAATTACCAGGCCAACACTAAGGTTATCAGCACCAACGACAGCATGATGAACGCGCTGTTCCAGGCCGTGTAA
- the flgD gene encoding flagellar hook assembly protein FlgD, whose product MNVNNDTSNLSANGDGGVANNGSAAGMNGLFMQLLVAQIQNQDPLNPTDGTEYVGQLAQLTQVQSMETMSRLMANNSVLMDNLQTLSTGNLVGQKVMVQSDSFTSDGATTVNGRLTLEHAAGVVTVIVKDSAGTEQKIELGKQEAGQVDFAIDPEALGLAEGKYTLSVVTDTGEEKVPVEIGGIVNNVRIPLDGSPTMLNISGLGEIAYNYITQFGQSAPAGKA is encoded by the coding sequence ATGAACGTGAATAACGACACCAGTAACTTGAGCGCCAACGGCGACGGCGGCGTGGCAAATAACGGCAGCGCGGCGGGCATGAACGGCCTGTTTATGCAGCTGCTGGTCGCGCAAATCCAGAACCAGGATCCGCTCAACCCGACGGACGGCACCGAATATGTCGGCCAGCTGGCGCAGCTGACCCAGGTGCAGTCGATGGAAACCATGTCCAGGCTGATGGCCAACAACTCGGTACTGATGGACAACCTGCAAACGCTGAGCACCGGCAATCTGGTCGGGCAGAAGGTGATGGTGCAGAGCGACAGCTTTACCTCCGACGGCGCCACGACCGTGAATGGCCGCCTGACGCTGGAACATGCTGCCGGCGTGGTTACCGTTATCGTCAAGGATTCCGCCGGCACCGAGCAGAAAATTGAGCTGGGCAAACAGGAAGCCGGGCAGGTGGATTTTGCTATCGACCCTGAAGCGCTGGGGCTGGCGGAAGGGAAATACACGCTTAGCGTGGTGACCGACACCGGGGAAGAAAAAGTTCCGGTCGAAATTGGCGGCATCGTCAATAACGTGCGCATCCCGCTGGACGGCAGCCCGACCATGCTCAACATTTCGGGCCTGGGCGAAATTGCCTACAACTACATCACCCAATTTGGACAATCTGCCCCTGCCGGCAAGGCATGA
- the flgC gene encoding flagellar basal body rod protein FlgC — MAFNNIYRVSGSAMTAQTVRLNTIASNMANADSPSATENGVYKARRPVFASVYQNDELMGNRALTGARVQVMDVVETGNAVQRYEPNHPMADDRGYVYYPDVNVVEEMADMMSASRSFETSVDVLNSVKSMQQSLLRLGEV, encoded by the coding sequence ATGGCATTTAACAATATCTATCGTGTTTCAGGCTCGGCTATGACGGCGCAGACCGTTCGCCTGAACACCATCGCCAGCAACATGGCGAACGCCGACTCACCCTCGGCGACTGAGAATGGCGTCTACAAGGCACGCCGCCCGGTATTCGCCTCGGTTTATCAAAACGATGAGCTGATGGGCAACCGGGCGCTGACCGGGGCAAGAGTGCAGGTCATGGACGTGGTGGAAACCGGTAACGCGGTGCAGCGTTATGAACCTAATCACCCGATGGCCGACGACCGCGGCTACGTCTATTACCCGGACGTGAACGTGGTGGAAGAGATGGCGGACATGATGTCGGCCTCACGCAGTTTTGAAACCAGCGTTGACGTACTTAACAGCGTGAAAAGCATGCAGCAAAGCCTGCTGCGCCTTGGAGAAGTGTGA
- the flgB gene encoding flagellar biosynthesis protein FlgB (with FlgF and C makes up the proximal portion of the flagellar basal body rod; Yersinia has 2 copies of flgB and other flagellar genes) gives MSISFDKALGVHPQAVALRLSRAELLSANLANVDTPNFQAKDIDFAAEMQRSAWSFSTDPSPQEKYRVPYQPSSDGNTVALDVEQAEFSKNVQDYQASLAFLNMKFVGLKKAIEGK, from the coding sequence GTGAGTATTTCTTTTGACAAAGCATTGGGTGTTCATCCGCAGGCAGTAGCACTTCGACTTTCCCGAGCAGAGCTGCTATCCGCCAACCTGGCTAACGTCGACACCCCAAACTTCCAGGCTAAAGATATTGATTTTGCCGCGGAGATGCAACGTTCAGCGTGGAGTTTTTCAACTGACCCTTCGCCGCAGGAAAAATATCGCGTGCCGTATCAGCCTTCTTCCGATGGCAACACCGTCGCCTTAGACGTGGAGCAGGCTGAGTTTTCGAAAAATGTGCAGGACTACCAGGCAAGCCTGGCGTTTCTGAACATGAAGTTTGTTGGCCTGAAAAAGGCTATCGAAGGGAAATAA